The following proteins are encoded in a genomic region of Astatotilapia calliptera chromosome 22, fAstCal1.2, whole genome shotgun sequence:
- the LOC113014752 gene encoding zinc fingers and homeoboxes protein 2-like, with amino-acid sequence MSSRRKSSTPCMVRVISNLPDEQDDPEEVMDMEILASKDVRENEPPESAKKSQNLMKDNGDNPDRKAFPKHLDKEQQSGCEDHPPVIEDVEARGGKDKEAPESDPVSQKKQGRGYECKYCPFSTQNLNDFKEHVDSSHPNVILNPLYLCAVCNFNTKKFDSLTEHNESRHPGETNFKFKRIKMNNQTILEQTIEGKDNSAECDVTNEKGESHSSSVFPPCISTTVKSPGSVHTLFGGSELKSQLDGLIQKDQITAVNINGTVIIPEPTIVQGLSHVTPMLQRPPNFNSVPKIAVPLNTTKYNPSLDNNLTLIASFNKFPYPTHAELSWLTAASKHPEEQIKVWFTTQRLKQGITWSPEEVEEARKKMFNGSIPPAHHTFTVLPTSPISRPSAKASQQPIVHTTVEHLGHVRTTAPNGLTVVTTNSPAGSSHSLKRPLPTQLSTVFESKRPIMAVAPHSGDPKDKVLMAPPPPPPPPKGRLPMAPPLVPVEMKRPVAVPLVTTEMKRSSAAVPLMPPPPSLSSSSLSSKGKILSASGNPKTKPVVSLPSIVFPESLTRPMIAPPPISVSPFRNSLLIPRTVPVPSKEKHPSSHNLPASDLNLPNSPPLITSQVRRPTIIQSIRAPAKAPSQISAFSLDGKKLKEQQGVELKASYPRGDKVVSPLPEANGTSRMDGKWPFDQTSPGHNNGILHLDGGDIPAVPKPDFQHKSSVLTQFPLLERMKGKTAKQLKILEENFLRNSFPTHSDVDNLSAITRLSHQEIDSWFAERRALRDNLEQALLNSMGTKRMGGNGIGAITEKQLHQHQALQLNGIHKPSTGVGLLKSPPPTSHPLSMIAPGTIAPSVPNLNSCSVPPDGRSLALLKDDFAQTRWPSPEEFSQLEGRTGLARGELARWFTDSRLQSGSMDLAELFHNNGVNGGQGLPMCSPENIPPSIIQRCQEGAVTNNNSKVLEVEMGWLMDQRTNSLNNQQHDELQDQFAGRLRQQSVAELKNGGQNGGVLGGVREVFGTWLEDSRRGRELLVDREKKMAEDASGRLTG; translated from the coding sequence ATGTCCAGTCGTAGAAAGTCCTCCACCCCCTGCATGGTCCGGGTCATCAGCAACCTGCCTGATGAACAAGATGACCCGGAGGAGGTGATGGACATGGAAATATTGGCAAGCAAAGATGTGAGAGAAAATGAACCACCTGAATCTGCGAAAAAGAGTCAAAACCTCATGAAGGATAATGGAGATAATCCAGACCGGAAGgcatttccaaaacacttaGACAAAGAGCAGCAGTCTGGATGTGAAGATCACCCCCCTGTCATCGAAGATGTAGAAGCCAGAGGGGGGAAGGACAAAGAAGCGCCAGAATCAGACCCGGTGTCCCAGAAGAAGCAGGGAAGAGGTTACGAGTGCAAATACTGCCCGTTTTCGACGCAGAACCTGAATGACTTCAAAGAACACGTGGACTCGAGCCATCCTAACGTCATTCTAAATCCACTGTACCTCTGTGCTGTCTGCAACTTCAACACCAAGAAGTTTGACTCGCTCACAGAGCACAACGAGAGCCGGCACCCAGGTGAGACGAACTTCAAGTTCAAGAGGATAAAAATGAACAATCAGACTATCTTAGAGCAGACAATCGAAGGCAAGGACAATTCAGCTGAATGCGACGTGACAAATGAAAAAGGTGAAAGCCACAGTAGCTCTGTGTTTCCACCTTGCATATCTACCACAGTGAAATCTCCGGGTAGTGTGCACACGCTCTTTGGAGGGAGCGAACTGAAAAGCCAGCTGGACGGTTTGATCCAGAAGGACCAAATCACAGCAGTGAACATCAACGGAACAGTCATCATCCCTGAACCCACCATCGTCCAAGGGCTCTCCCATGTCACCCCAATGCTCCAGCGTCCACCCAACTTTAACTCTGTACCAAAAATAGCCGTTCCCTTGAACACCACCAAATATAACCCTTCTTTAGACAACAACCTGACGCTGATCGCCTCCTTTAATAAATTCCCATACCCAACGCATGCTGAGCTGTCATGGCTTACAGCTGCCTCCAAGCACCCGGAGGAACAGATCAAAGTCTGGTTCACTACCCAGCGGCTGAAGCAAGGTATCACTTGGTCCCCAGAAGAGGTGGAGGAAGCCAGGAAGAAAATGTTTAATGGCTCCATCCCTCCTGCTCATCACACGTTCACCGTCTTGCCTACAAGCCCCATCTCTCGGCCGTCTGCCAAAGCCTCACAGCAGCCCATCGTCCACACGACAGTCGAGCATCTCGGTCACGTCCGGACGACTGCGCCCAATGGGCTAACTGTAGTCACCACAAACTCCCCGGCAGGCTCTAGCCACTCCCTTAAGCGACCCCTGCCGACACAGCTGTCAACAGTGTTTGAGTCCAAGCGACCCATCATGGCAGTGGCGCCCCACTCTGGTGACCCTAAAGACAAGGTCCTAATGGCTCCTcccccaccacctcctcccccaaAAGGCCGCCTCCCAATGGCTCCACCTCTTGTTCCCGTGGAGATGAAAAGACCTGTAGCAGTTCCTCTGGTTACCACAGAGATGAAGAGGTCATCCGCTGCTGTGCCTTTAATGCCACCGCCTCCATCGttgtcatcatcatctttgTCTTCCAAAGGGAAGATTCTCTCGGCGTCAGGAAATCCCAAAACAAAGCCGGTGGTGTCTCTGCCCTCCATAGTCTTTCCAGAGTCGTTAACAAGGCCAATGATTGCCCCCCCACCGATCTCTGTCTCTCCGTTCAGAAACAGTTTACTTATTCCCCGTACCGTGCCCGTCCCTTCCAAAGAAAAACACCCCAGTTCTCACAATTTGCCAGCTTCTGATTTAAATTTGCCGAACTCCCCTCCGCTCATTACTTCACAGGTAAGGAGGCCGACAATTATCCAGTCCATCCGTGCTCCGGCTAAAGCTCCATCCCAGATTTCAGCGTTCTCCTTGGATGGCAAGAAATTAAAAGAGCAGCAAGGAGTGGAGCTGAAAGCCAGCTACCCCAGAGGAGACAAGGTAGTCAGTCCTCTGCCAGAGGCCAATGGAACGTCTCGAATGGACGGGAAATGGCCCTTTGATCAGACCTCTCCTGGTCACAATAATGGAATCTTACATTTGGACGGTGGGGACATCCCAGCAGTACCAAAACCAGATTTTCAACATAAGTCCTCGGTGCTGACCCAGTTCCCCTTGCTGGAGAGGATGAAAGGAAAAACGGCAAAACAACTGAAGATCTTGGAGGAGAACTTCTTGCGGAACAGCTTTCCTACACACAGCGACGTGGATAATCTGTCGGCCATAACCCGCCTGTCTCATCAGGAAATCGACAGCTGGTTTGCAGAGCGCCGCGCGCTTCGTGACAACCTGGAGCAAGCCCTTCTGAACTCCATGGGCACTAAAAGGATGGGCGGCAATGGCATTGGTGCCATCACTGAGAAACAGCTACATCAGCACCAAGCACTGCAACTGAATGGGATTCACAAACCAAGCACCGGTGTAGGCCTCCTTAAAAGCCCTCCACCAACTTCACACCCCCTGTCCATGATTGCTCCTGGCACCATTGCACCTTCCGTCCCCAATCTGAATTCCTGCTCAGTGCCTCCAGACGGCCGATCCCTGGCGCTCCTCAAGGACGATTTTGCTCAAACGCGGTGGCCTTCCCCTGAGGAGTTCAGCCAGCTGGAGGGTCGGACAGGACTGGCTCGCGGAGAACTGGCCCGCTGGTTCACCGATAGTCGGCTGCAGAGCGGCAGCATGGACTTGGCAGAACTTTTTCACAACAATGGCGTGAATGGAGGACAGGGGCTGCCTATGTGTTCCCCTGAAAACATTCCACCCAGCATCATCCAGCGCTGTCAGGAAGGAGCcgtaacaaacaacaacagtaagGTGCTGGAGGTTGAGATGGGCTGGCTGATGGACCAGCGCACCAACAGCCTCAACAATCAACAGCACGATGAGCTCCAAGACCAGTTTGCTGGCAG